From the Candidatus Thermoplasmatota archaeon genome, one window contains:
- a CDS encoding cyclic 2,3-diphosphoglycerate synthase: MEKRTRVIIMGAAGRDFHNFNVFFRNNSNYEVVAFTATQIPEIEGRVYPKELAGEYYPEGIPIYSEEELPELIKKYQVKQVILSYSDISYRHVMRKSAVVNAAGADFRLLGTSATMLQSKKPVIAVCAVRTGCGKSQTSRKIFGILRKKGFKVVSIRHPMPYDADLKKQICERFETYEDLDRYNCTIEEREEYEPYLDMNGIVYAGVDYEKILHEAEKEADIIIWDGGNNDFPFIKPDLHITIVDPHRPGHEINYYPGEVNLRVADVVIINKIDTAKKEDIEEVKRNISKCNSQAKVILANSPITVDRPEIIENKNVVVVEDGPTLTHGEMPYGAGYLAAKKFNALIVDAKEYATGSIKAIYERYPHLEKILPAMGYGKKQIKELEETISKAAVDAVIIGTPIDLRRVMKIDKPCARVKYELEEIGKPDLEDVIEEFLNKVKV, encoded by the coding sequence ATGGAAAAGAGGACCAGAGTTATTATAATGGGCGCTGCAGGAAGAGATTTTCATAACTTTAATGTATTTTTCAGAAATAATTCCAATTACGAAGTTGTTGCTTTTACAGCTACTCAAATACCTGAGATTGAAGGTAGGGTATATCCTAAGGAGCTTGCAGGCGAGTACTATCCTGAAGGAATACCGATCTATAGTGAAGAAGAGCTTCCTGAGCTTATTAAGAAATACCAAGTCAAGCAGGTGATTCTTTCTTATTCAGATATCTCTTATCGTCATGTAATGAGGAAGTCAGCCGTAGTTAACGCTGCAGGTGCAGACTTCAGACTTTTAGGCACTAGCGCAACAATGCTGCAATCTAAGAAGCCTGTAATTGCAGTTTGTGCAGTGCGTACAGGCTGCGGTAAAAGCCAGACTTCTAGGAAAATATTTGGTATTTTAAGAAAGAAGGGTTTTAAAGTAGTCTCCATACGTCATCCAATGCCATATGACGCTGACCTTAAAAAGCAGATATGCGAGCGATTTGAGACTTATGAAGACTTAGATAGATACAATTGCACTATTGAGGAACGTGAAGAGTACGAGCCTTATTTAGATATGAATGGCATTGTTTATGCAGGCGTAGACTACGAAAAAATTTTGCATGAAGCTGAGAAAGAAGCTGATATTATCATCTGGGATGGAGGCAATAACGATTTCCCGTTTATCAAGCCTGACTTACATATCACTATAGTGGATCCTCACAGACCCGGGCATGAGATAAACTACTATCCGGGAGAGGTTAATCTAAGAGTAGCTGATGTCGTTATTATTAATAAAATAGATACTGCTAAAAAGGAAGACATAGAAGAAGTGAAAAGGAACATTTCAAAATGCAATTCTCAAGCTAAAGTTATTTTAGCAAATTCGCCTATTACCGTTGACAGACCTGAAATTATTGAAAACAAGAATGTAGTTGTAGTAGAAGATGGTCCTACCCTCACGCACGGCGAAATGCCTTACGGTGCAGGGTATCTAGCAGCCAAAAAATTCAATGCTTTAATAGTAGATGCAAAAGAGTACGCTACAGGCTCTATAAAAGCTATTTACGAAAGATACCCACATTTAGAAAAAATACTTCCTGCAATGGGCTACGGTAAAAAGCAGATAAAGGAGCTTGAAGAGACTATAAGTAAAGCTGCAGTCGATGCTGTAATAATAGGCACTCCTATCGACCTAAGAAGAGTAATGAAGATTGACAAGCCTTGCGCAAGAGTGAAATACGAGCTTGAAGAAATAGGCAAGCCTGACTTGGAAGATGTGATTGAAGAGTTTTTGAATAAGGTCAAAGTGTGA
- a CDS encoding DUF1611 domain-containing protein — MKMKAAILARGCFGSSKAKTAHGLIRHSSKFKIKEVVDETLAGKDAGEFLGLGILGIPIVNDFSKDIDSLIIGIAPPGGKLPKKWRSDIKRAIKCHINIVSGMHEFLSDDKELATLAKQYNAKIWDVRKHEGKLELAKGYKHKVPVVLVAGTDSCVGKRTTALELVKSAQKKGLKAGFVATGQTGIMIGCDAGIAVDAIPGDFIPGAVEKMVRKVSQKGKQIIFVEGQGSILHSAYGPVALGILYGSKPECVIMVHNPARKHRNSYPEKVPKLEFEIEAVQKLGNTSVVGISLNCKDVQSWEKVAKEYERKYKLPATDVLKDSKGAEKLLNATISKLNL; from the coding sequence ATGAAAATGAAAGCTGCCATACTTGCAAGAGGCTGTTTTGGAAGTAGTAAAGCAAAAACCGCGCACGGTCTTATTAGACATAGCAGTAAATTCAAAATAAAGGAAGTTGTAGATGAGACTCTAGCTGGAAAAGACGCAGGTGAATTTTTAGGACTAGGCATACTTGGAATTCCTATAGTAAACGATTTTTCTAAAGATATAGATAGCTTAATAATAGGTATAGCGCCTCCTGGTGGTAAGCTACCTAAAAAGTGGCGCTCTGATATTAAAAGGGCTATCAAATGCCATATCAATATTGTATCTGGAATGCACGAATTTTTAAGCGATGACAAAGAGCTTGCAACACTTGCAAAGCAATATAATGCAAAAATATGGGATGTAAGGAAGCACGAAGGCAAGTTAGAGCTTGCAAAAGGGTACAAGCATAAAGTGCCTGTAGTGCTGGTTGCAGGAACTGATTCCTGTGTAGGCAAAAGGACTACAGCTCTAGAGCTTGTAAAAAGTGCGCAAAAAAAAGGTTTAAAGGCAGGTTTTGTAGCTACTGGGCAGACAGGCATAATGATAGGTTGCGACGCAGGTATTGCAGTAGATGCTATTCCAGGCGATTTCATTCCAGGAGCTGTTGAAAAAATGGTACGAAAAGTCTCTCAAAAGGGCAAGCAAATAATATTTGTAGAAGGTCAGGGCTCTATACTGCATTCAGCTTACGGCCCAGTTGCACTCGGTATACTTTACGGCTCTAAGCCTGAGTGCGTAATTATGGTGCATAATCCTGCAAGGAAGCACAGAAACAGCTATCCTGAAAAGGTTCCTAAGCTAGAATTTGAAATTGAAGCTGTACAAAAACTAGGCAATACGAGCGTTGTCGGTATTTCGCTAAATTGCAAGGATGTACAGTCATGGGAAAAAGTGGCTAAAGAATACGAGCGCAAATATAAGCTACCTGCTACTGATGTATTAAAGGATAGTAAAGGTGCAGAAAAGCTGTTAAATGCTACTATCAGCAAATTGAATTTATAA
- the glmM gene encoding phosphoglucosamine mutase: protein MARLFGTDGIRGVVSELMRPQFALEIGLSIGTYLGNKGKVALATDTRTSNIVLKSAMLSGLLSSGIDVVDFSIVPTPTLQFGITKFDLDFGVVITASHNPPEFNGIKCIDSDGIELARESEEKIEHIYFQKLYKQVAWDNLGNVSTADIIEDYVNAVLSLVDTEAIRAANLKVVLDCANGAGCFTTPYLLEKLNCRVILLNSQPQGVPSHPSEPTAENLQELITTVKAAGVDLGIAHDGDADRAIFVDELGNYVPGEKTLALCARELVKENKGLVVTAVSSSSCLEDVVKAEGGEVEYTRVGSPIIARVMRDKNAVFGGEENGGLIFPKFQYCRDGAIGIAKILEILVKSGKKFSELIAKIPQYYLYKTKISCPEELKQKVLDEYIKSKAVVGLRSLTLDGVKIFFENGWVLVRPSGTEPIYRIFAESKDQNIAKELAESEKKALEGIIKLSL from the coding sequence ATGGCACGATTATTTGGTACTGACGGCATTAGAGGCGTTGTCAGCGAGCTAATGCGGCCACAATTTGCACTTGAAATAGGACTTAGTATCGGCACATACCTTGGCAATAAAGGTAAAGTAGCTCTTGCTACAGATACGAGAACTTCTAATATTGTATTAAAGAGCGCAATGCTCTCAGGATTATTATCTTCAGGTATAGACGTTGTAGATTTCAGTATTGTGCCTACACCTACACTTCAGTTTGGTATAACAAAATTCGATCTTGATTTTGGAGTTGTCATTACCGCTTCCCACAATCCACCAGAGTTCAACGGTATAAAATGTATCGATAGCGATGGCATAGAGTTGGCAAGAGAGAGCGAAGAAAAAATAGAGCATATATATTTTCAGAAGTTATACAAGCAAGTTGCATGGGATAATTTAGGCAATGTTTCCACTGCAGATATAATTGAAGATTACGTGAATGCAGTGCTCTCTTTAGTAGATACTGAAGCAATAAGAGCTGCAAATTTAAAAGTAGTTTTGGACTGCGCTAACGGTGCAGGGTGCTTTACCACGCCTTATCTCCTCGAAAAGCTTAATTGTAGAGTAATACTGCTAAATTCTCAGCCTCAGGGTGTGCCCTCGCACCCTTCTGAGCCCACAGCTGAAAACTTACAGGAGTTGATAACTACTGTAAAAGCGGCTGGCGTAGATTTAGGTATAGCGCATGACGGTGATGCAGACAGAGCTATATTTGTAGACGAGCTAGGCAATTATGTGCCTGGTGAGAAGACATTAGCACTTTGCGCTAGAGAGCTAGTTAAAGAGAACAAAGGACTCGTTGTAACTGCAGTTAGCTCTTCTTCTTGCTTAGAAGACGTTGTTAAAGCTGAAGGTGGCGAAGTTGAATATACGAGAGTAGGCTCTCCAATTATTGCAAGAGTAATGCGCGACAAAAACGCGGTTTTCGGCGGCGAAGAGAATGGAGGATTAATATTCCCTAAATTCCAGTACTGCCGGGACGGCGCTATTGGGATAGCGAAAATTTTAGAAATATTAGTGAAGTCAGGAAAAAAATTTTCTGAGTTGATTGCAAAAATTCCTCAGTATTATTTATACAAAACGAAAATTTCATGTCCTGAAGAATTAAAACAAAAAGTACTTGATGAATACATTAAATCGAAAGCTGTGGTAGGATTAAGATCTCTTACTCTTGACGGTGTGAAAATTTTCTTTGAAAATGGCTGGGTATTAGTAAGACCTTCTGGTACAGAGCCTATTTATAGAATATTTGCAGAATCAAAGGATCAAAATATTGCAAAGGAGCTCGCTGAGAGCGAGAAAAAAGCGCTAGAAGGAATCATTAAACTTTCACTCTGA